The proteins below come from a single Cololabis saira isolate AMF1-May2022 chromosome 2, fColSai1.1, whole genome shotgun sequence genomic window:
- the chrnb4 gene encoding neuronal acetylcholine receptor subunit beta-4 isoform X2 has product MTRVLLIPACLFALIHCSSSAESEERLMNRLLGEDRYNPLIRPAVNRTERVTVKLQVSLAQLISVNEREQIMTTNVWLTQHWVDYRLSWDPAKYEGIDKLRIPSKHIWLPDIVLYNNADGTYEVTVFTNAIVLFNGSINWLPPAIYKSACKIEVKHFPFDQQNCTLKFRSWTYDHTEIDLILKSEVASMDDFTPSGEWDILALPGRRTVNPLDPTYVDLTYDFIIKRKPLFYTINLIIPCILITSLAILVFYLPSDCGEKMTLCISVLLALTVFLLLISKIVPPTSLDVPLIGKYLMFTMVLVTFSIITSVCVLNVHHRSPSTHTMPSWVKLIFLVKLPALLFMKRPRTYPGHQKPRQQQCLQSGKSILGLDCPVSPKTCFTLSSSALLSSDSALSTPGHKNVALPMGYSHGSRKGDPRSTDHLHSGFNSTQDLQDRSPSDWTADVQEAVSGVRFVAEHMMGDDDDQSVIEDWKYVAMVVDRMFLWIFVIVCVVGTLGLFLQPVFQSQIIPNQQPSSETPRI; this is encoded by the exons ATGACTCGGGTTCTACTCATCCCTGCATGCCTTTTCGCCTTGATTCACT GTAGCAGTAGTGCTGAATCAGAGGAGCGTTTGATGAACCGGCTGTTGGGAGAGGATCGCTACAATCCACTCATCCGCCCGGCTGTCAACAGGACGGAGAGAGTCACAGTGAAGCTGCAAGTATCGCTAGCACAGCTCATCAGCGTG AATGAACGAGAGCAGATCATGACCACAAACGTCTGGCTCACTCAG CACTGGGTTGATTACAGGTTGTCATGGGACCCGGCGAAGTACGAAGGTATCGACAAGCTGCGTATTCCATCGAAACACATTTGGCTCCCGGATATTGTCCTTTACAACAA tgCCGATGGAACCTACGAGGTGACGGTCTTCACCAATGCCATAGTCCTTTTCAACGGCAGCATCAACTGGCTTCCCCCTGCCATCTATAAAAGCGCCTGTAAGATCGAGGTCAAGCATTTCCCGTTCGACCAGCAGAACTGCACCCTCAAGTTCCGCTCATGGACGTACGACCACACAGAGATTGACCTGATCCTGAAGTCTGAAGTGGCCAGCATGGATGACTTTACTCCCAGTGGGGAATGGGATATCTTGGCACTACCAGGCAGACGGACGGTCAACCCTCTGGATCCCACTTATGTGGACCTCACATATGACTTCATCATCAAGAGGAAGCCCCTTTTCTACACCATAAACCTCATCATTCCATGTATTTTGATAACCTCTTTGGCCATTCTGGTCTTCTACCTGCCTTCAGACTGCGGAGAGAAGATGACCCTCTGCATTTCAGTCCTCCTCGCACTCACAGTGTTCCTGCTTTTAATCTCAAAGATTGTTCCTCCCACATCACTGGACGTGCCCCTCATTGGCAAATACTTGATGTTCACCATGGTGCTGGTGACCTTCTCTATTatcactagtgtgtgtgtgctcaaTGTGCACCACCGCTCTCCAAGCACCCACACCATGCCCTCCTGGGTCAAGCTGATATTTCTGGTGAAACTGCCCGCCTTACTCTTCATGAAACGCCCTCGCACCTACCCTGGACATCAGAAACCGCGTCAGCAGCAGTGCCTACAGTCCGGAAAATCCATTCTGGGTCTGGATTGCCCAGTTTCTCCCAAAACCTGTTTCACTTTGTCGTCTTCTGCCCTGCTGTCCTCTGACTCTGCCTTGTCCACTCCAGGACACAAAAATGTGGCTCTTCCAATGGGATATAGCCACGGCAGCAGGAAGGGGGACCCGCGCTCCACTGATCACCTTCACAGTGGTTTCAATTCcacccaggacctccaggaccgAAGCCCCTCCGACTGGACTGCTGACGTCCAGGAGGCGGTCAGCGGGGTGCGCTTCGTGGCTGAGCACATGATGGGTGATGATGACGATCAGAGT gtgataGAGGACTGGAAGTATGTGGCCATGGTGGTGGACCGTATGTTCCTGTGGATCTTCGTGATAGTCTGCGTGGTGGGCACACTGGGCCTGTTCCTCCAGCCTGTTTTCCAGAGTCAGATTATCCCCAACCAGCAGCCCAGCTCAGAGACCCCTCGCATTTGA
- the chrnb4 gene encoding neuronal acetylcholine receptor subunit beta-4 isoform X1, with amino-acid sequence MTTNVWLTQHWVDYRLSWDPAKYEGIDKLRIPSKHIWLPDIVLYNNADGTYEVTVFTNAIVLFNGSINWLPPAIYKSACKIEVKHFPFDQQNCTLKFRSWTYDHTEIDLILKSEVASMDDFTPSGEWDILALPGRRTVNPLDPTYVDLTYDFIIKRKPLFYTINLIIPCILITSLAILVFYLPSDCGEKMTLCISVLLALTVFLLLISKIVPPTSLDVPLIGKYLMFTMVLVTFSIITSVCVLNVHHRSPSTHTMPSWVKLIFLVKLPALLFMKRPRTYPGHQKPRQQQCLQSGKSILGHKNVALPMGYSHGSRKGDPRSTDHLHSGFNSTQDLQDRSPSDWTADVQEAVSGVRFVAEHMMGDDDDQSVIEDWKYVAMVVDRMFLWIFVIVCVVGTLGLFLQPVFQSQIIPNQQPSSETPRI; translated from the exons ATGACCACAAACGTCTGGCTCACTCAG CACTGGGTTGATTACAGGTTGTCATGGGACCCGGCGAAGTACGAAGGTATCGACAAGCTGCGTATTCCATCGAAACACATTTGGCTCCCGGATATTGTCCTTTACAACAA tgCCGATGGAACCTACGAGGTGACGGTCTTCACCAATGCCATAGTCCTTTTCAACGGCAGCATCAACTGGCTTCCCCCTGCCATCTATAAAAGCGCCTGTAAGATCGAGGTCAAGCATTTCCCGTTCGACCAGCAGAACTGCACCCTCAAGTTCCGCTCATGGACGTACGACCACACAGAGATTGACCTGATCCTGAAGTCTGAAGTGGCCAGCATGGATGACTTTACTCCCAGTGGGGAATGGGATATCTTGGCACTACCAGGCAGACGGACGGTCAACCCTCTGGATCCCACTTATGTGGACCTCACATATGACTTCATCATCAAGAGGAAGCCCCTTTTCTACACCATAAACCTCATCATTCCATGTATTTTGATAACCTCTTTGGCCATTCTGGTCTTCTACCTGCCTTCAGACTGCGGAGAGAAGATGACCCTCTGCATTTCAGTCCTCCTCGCACTCACAGTGTTCCTGCTTTTAATCTCAAAGATTGTTCCTCCCACATCACTGGACGTGCCCCTCATTGGCAAATACTTGATGTTCACCATGGTGCTGGTGACCTTCTCTATTatcactagtgtgtgtgtgctcaaTGTGCACCACCGCTCTCCAAGCACCCACACCATGCCCTCCTGGGTCAAGCTGATATTTCTGGTGAAACTGCCCGCCTTACTCTTCATGAAACGCCCTCGCACCTACCCTGGACATCAGAAACCGCGTCAGCAGCAGTGCCTACAGTCCGGAAAATCCATTCTGG GACACAAAAATGTGGCTCTTCCAATGGGATATAGCCACGGCAGCAGGAAGGGGGACCCGCGCTCCACTGATCACCTTCACAGTGGTTTCAATTCcacccaggacctccaggaccgAAGCCCCTCCGACTGGACTGCTGACGTCCAGGAGGCGGTCAGCGGGGTGCGCTTCGTGGCTGAGCACATGATGGGTGATGATGACGATCAGAGT gtgataGAGGACTGGAAGTATGTGGCCATGGTGGTGGACCGTATGTTCCTGTGGATCTTCGTGATAGTCTGCGTGGTGGGCACACTGGGCCTGTTCCTCCAGCCTGTTTTCCAGAGTCAGATTATCCCCAACCAGCAGCCCAGCTCAGAGACCCCTCGCATTTGA